DNA sequence from the Cyprinus carpio isolate SPL01 chromosome A9, ASM1834038v1, whole genome shotgun sequence genome:
TAACAACCAGAACAGAACATCCTGGAACAACCAGTTTTTTGACAACATAACAACCAGTTTGGACCAACTAATAACCATTCTTGAAAAGCCATGGTCAGCTTGGTCCAGCTAGTGACCATCTCGGACCAGTTAATGACCATCCTCAAACAGCTAGGACCAGCTTGGTCAATCTAGTAACTGTTTGGACTAACTTGGTCCAGCTAGGGACCATCTTGGACCAGCTATGACCAGCTTCAGCCAACTAGTGACCAACTTAGACCAGCTAGTGACCACCTTGGATAAGGTAATAACCAGCTTGTACCAGTTTATTGCCATTTTGGACTAATTGATGACTAGTTAATGGTTTGCATCAGCTAAAAAACAGCTAGATGGAACTTTAATGCTCCAAAACAAGTACCAGACACTGAACAACATCGTTTAtagtttcatattatttattatattaaaaaaacatattatattatacaatcaTCATATTAACCTTTTACCACATAATAAccattttccacaaaataacCACCATTCACGAGCCAGCTATGACCATCCAGTATAACCAGCTTGTACCAGCAGCTAGGTCCAGCTAGTGACCAGATTCAGCCAACTAGTGACCAACTTAGACCAGCTAGTTACCATCTTGCATTAGGCAATAACCAGCTTGTACCAGTTTATGGCCATTTTGGACTGGTTAATGACCAGTTAATGGTTTGGTTTAGCTAATAAACAGCTAGATGGAACTTTAATGCTCCAAAACAAGTACCAGTATCAGCCGGATTTCCAATCAGGGAATAACATGTTTAtagtttcatattatttattatattatacattttatattattattttttttatgtcatattaaCCTTGGGGTTTAATAAATcaagattttaattaatttgtaaatacaaaactatgaaaaaaaaaaaaatatatatatatatatatgggtagtTTAATGGAGCTGGGAGATGGAGCTGAGCTAAATAGGGAGCGCGTCCCTCTAGACGTTATTAGGCTACATGGAGGCGCACTTCCGTCCCGCATAATTCGGTTTAGGGGAGCAGGAGCAGGGAAGGGGACTGAAGCGTCACCTCAGACAAAGCAATATATTTGATTTACTGTAGAGTTTAATTTATACCTGGACGCTGGGTCGGAAGATGGTAGCAAAACAAAGAATCCGCATGGCAAACGAGAAGCACAGCAAAAACATCACTCAGAGGGGGAACGTGGCGAAGACCCTGGTAAGACCGTCATCTGTCGTCTCGATGCATGCAAATGAACGACGATCTTGGCTTCTCTGTGCATTTCGTGCGTGATTTGGGGTTATCCCGGCTCATTTCGAGCCCATCGTCCGTTTTTAACGATGCTGTTTTATTCAAACCTCATACGAGGCGATTGTATAAGTCTAATTCTTCacctaattttttttagatatcgGGGATCATCCTAAATTAGGCTTAAATTAACGTAACCGCGCTATTGTTTTACATAATCACGATCTGCTCAGTAAGCTTTATGAGTCGATAAGCATGATGGAAACCAGATTTAGTTAACGTTGACGCCTATGTTGTTACCATGGCCACAGTTATACGAGCTGATGACAGATGCACTGAACTAATCTGACCACTGCTGACCCTCCTTTATAAAGGTGCAGTGTAACCGGGTCACAGCATCTGCCACAGGCGTCAGTGAAATCATGTACTGTGTCTGTGGTATATTAAATTGTCAAAgtacaggaaaaaagaaaacacacacacacacacacatatatatatatatatatatatatattatatgtgtgtgtgtgtgtgtttctttctttatatatatatatatatatatatatatagcaagctatatgatttaataatgcaaaaaaaaatatatattttgtttatagacAACAAAGGAAAAAGTCTTcaggtgtttgttttctttttgttactGTGACACTTATTTAGACATTTGTGTCATGTGTAAAGAGATTTATCTGCAGAAATTCCCAACCATTTTTTGTTTacgaaatatattttgtttatgaaacaCTCTTTGACTGTTCCAGCGACCGCAGGAGGAGAAATATCCAGTGGGGCCATGGCTTTTGGCACtctttgtatttgttgtttgtgGATCaggtaaaattacattttgatattatATGTGCTGATGGCTATTAAGCTTcctgtgtttttgtaatatgttttttttttttttttttcagccatctTTCAGATAATCCAAAGTATCCGAATGGGAATGTGAGTCCCAGTGTTCCTCACACACTCTGTCCTTCAtctgaatgagatttttttggGTGACTGGATACAGTCTGAAGGAAGAGCGATCGGGGAAATCCTGTTTGTGGGTCAGAGGCTTGTATGCTCAGCTGGATCTAGTGTACAACTCTACATGACATTGTCACATGTTTACAGTGTCCCTGGTGGAAGGGAGCACATGCTTTTCTACAAAACCACAGTTGCTGTCGACACATCTTATCATTTTGGTCATATTTATTTGTGATTGCTGATTGCCATGATCTATTTCTCTATTTAACCGTTTGCGTGAGACTTTTTCAAATAAACGTCAAACACATTTGGATAATGCCTCATGTCAGTTTTGCTCTTTCAAAACAAGTTCACGTTTGTGAACCATCATGAATGTTtcagtaaatttaaaaatgtacattcgTCATGTGAAATCAGCAGACAGTCCCACTGGAGCAGATAACAATCAGAGATCTTTCTGAAATGTATGGGTCATCTGGATGTTAAACTGCAACCAGTCTTGATCCTGGTTCATTGAACAGAAGTGTGTTCTAGCTTTGCAGTCTATAAGAAAACATGGATGGAGTGAAgcaagcaaaaatattttaaattcaatcaATGTTTAAATTTTTCCAGAATCATAAAGAGAGACTTGTTTAGATGCCGTTCCATATATATGCTTTATGCATTGtagagtttaaattaaattacgaACACTACTATCTTAGTGCACCATTGAtgttgaaaagacaaaaaaatatacaaatccaACTGACATCAGAAACTTGACACAACGTTGATTTGATGTAAACTGAACGTCAAACATAATGGCATACATATACAATAAACCAATGTCAGTGTGGGATAAACTTCTTTCTTTCACCCCTGGAAGAAACTCCCATCCAAACTGAACTTAAAATGGCAGCTTGATCGAGTCTTGACTAATATTTGACATCAGATTGATACCAAGGTGCATGCTTGTATGGAGACCAAcaaaacttttgattttgatGAACTTTTCATAATAATGCTATGTCAAAACTGGCATTTtatgatcttattgtgaatgattcctccataaaatacatgcattttatttttaatatatatcttcatatatcactttaattaatatatataaatatagaccttttaatttttaattaaaatacaacttgatctttttttttatgattacacTCAGATGTATGCCACAATACAAAAAAGATCTGTCAATTCGTCGGTTTTAATCGTGTctttaaatagatttttcagGTTGCTACAGAAACATCTAAACTAGAAAAACACAGCCATCACAACACGAGGATATGGCATAAATACTTACCAGTCTGTAGAATCGCACCATAAACCTTACCCACGACAATCATATCTACAGTTCATCCGATGAAAACATCTGGCGCGTCACACAAGCGGAAGCATCAAGGGTTTTTCCCAACGGTGTTCACAAACATGACTTTATTGAGAGTTGTGAAGTGCAACTGGCAAGTGTGCAATTACAGCATTTTACAACTTATCTCCTGGTTTTGAGAACATGCACAGAACATAAGCATACGAGTTGTACACAATGCAAATCCATGTCAGCTATATGATAGTCGAGTGACTGTAAGTTCAAAGATTGATCCAGAATACTTCACGGtccaaactgaaaacagaaaatcacatGGGTGTAATACTTCAAAATCATCTCGAGGGAACAAAGTAGTAGTGTACAGTAGGAGTTAGAGGAGTAGTTTCCATCTGTCAGATAAATATCGcttaacagcattaaaaaaagaaggaTGATGTCTCCTGGGTAAGCCAACTACCTTAAATCTGTACAACCTATATAGTGTCTCTTTAACCGCTTCACATGATATCACTATTTTACAAAATACTTACACTAATCATACAATAATATACAGCCTGTCCACCTCGCAATTCAGCTCATCCGCCATTCTCACCGCACGGAGAACGAATGAGGATTTGAAGCATCATCCCTCCTGGTTTTCTTCATTCCAAAAAGAGTATCATGATTACACCAATGCAACTAAGGAAGTCAACGCGTCTGCCTTCCCCATGCCAGCTGGGGCACAGATCGGCAGCTCTTCAAAGTTTCGTCACATTCGTCAGCATAAAAGTGCTTGCTTTAGAAGACGCTCGTGGCCTAAAAAGACCGCGTCAGCATGTACACTACAAAGGGAAGGGGGGCACGGAAAACAGCGCTGAGTGAAAGCCAGCGGGACTTGAGACACAGGCACATTGATTCTTTATATGATGTCCTCCGGGATTGGTTTCCTGACGATCACATTCCGTGGATTTTGGCAGCGTCCCGCCTCAGCCAACTGGATTGTCACTGGAGCGTGTATCGCCTCGGTACGACATTGTCAAGTTTTGAAAGGAGTGCAAATTTCGTCAGTCTAACATGTGAGTGAGGCATGTGTGTTCAGAAGCTTGGGTCCGTTTCGAGCCACTCATGGGGCCTTAAGAGGAACTGTCCTGTGGTGCTACGCCGACGGGCCTGAGCTCTGAGCTGAGAGTTGGGCCGGCGGGGCGGCGGGCGGCGGCTGCGCTCCCTGCGTGGATGACGACCCCGGCGGAGGCGAGCCGCTCTGGACTTGCGCCTGGAACTGAGCGAGCTGCTCCGGACTGGCCAGGTTCTTCAGCAGGTTGTTTTCCTGCTCCAGCTGAGAGTTTCTCTCAATCAGTTCCTTAATCTGCTCTTTCAACACCTCCACCTCTTCACGGACCGCGTACATCAGGTGACTCTTCACCAGATCCTGAAAGAGCACAACAGAGTGTTACTTTCAAACCTTTCTCCTGTTCGTTCAAACCAAAACATCTGTGCATTAGATTCATTTTATTACATGCATCATAAAAACACATGTTAAGCTGCCCAGCGTCACCAAACCAAGAAAATGTCGTCCCTCAGCGCGTCAGGCCAATCAGAACCCGAGATATTTATAACTAGGTGAAAAAGATTTGGGGTTTGCCTAGCAACAGTAACAAGGCGCACGGATCGCGTAAGCAcgcaaaacaaaaaccaaatcaagcaaacaaacaaacacttcgCTCGTTTTCTTATCAGCTTTTTactttaaactaaacttaaactaGCGCGAATGAGCTTGAAAGACTTAGTAATTCACAAAGCGGCAAAACACTGACGCTGGGGCGAATATCATTCGATGACGATTACATAAGACCCATCACTGACGCAACTCGACAGCCTGCTTACGGCATGTAAACAAAACATCTGCTCGAGTATTTCATGTTTATGATGAGAAAAGCGGGATGACTTACCATCGCTTGTTCAATTTTGTTGTCTATGGCCACAACAGACCCGACGAGCtatggagaaaaagagagagagagaaacgttTAACGTTATGTTACTTCACTGCTTTAATACACAAAGATACCATGGCGACGCCAACCAAATATCGTCATAAACGCACAAACCGTCGAAAACCGTAAAGTAATAGCACATAATACCATGTTTTCTATGGAAGTCTCTAGAAGACGTCAAACGCTGCTGTATTCTCTCCGAAAAACACATTTGATCTACTCATCTTTCAGAGACTGTGAGTGAACCGAAAGAGCAGGAGAGCTGCTTACAGCTTCTGGTTTTTAACTAACCCAACCCAAGCAAAAACCAGCGTTAAAAACGTTAAGCTGTAATATAAGACGACCCCGGATTGTCCAAACACCGCACCGCGTCGTTTATCTTCACGTTCAACACTTGTGTTCTGCGCTGAACGCGGGCTCGTGCACGAGCTTTATTCCCAACACAACTGTGACATCTTAACGTTAAGTTACCTATTGTCGAGCTTGACGGACGAGGTCTCAGTCCCCAACAACGACGAGAGGAACGATATTGAGAAATTTCTGAGCTGACAAACACCGAGATCCATCGCCACGGAATAGCACGGAGAATTCATGCTATCGCGTCCATGAGAAATCGCGCAGGGGAGCGAACGCGTGTCCTTCCTACAGCCTCTGGAGCGTTACATCCTTTGTGTGCGTTTGCAGGAAGACTGTGCCGTGACTCCCCAGCAGAAAAGCTCGCTTTATCAGGAGACCGTACATCCAGTGCCGCAGCACAAAGAAACTCCAAGGTCAGCTCATCTCTGCGCTGGGGAATATCTGCAGCCTGCgctatttgcataatttatttcaTCCCAACGCTGCTCGGCGCGCTATTGGCTGAGAGCAAGAGGTATTTGACTAATCTATGCAGCCACGCCCCCTTCAACGCTCTTCCGACTCGCTCTGGATAATTTCCTCAAACTCGACTTGCCTTATAAGACGATCCGGTTGGAGCGAGTTGATGTTATTTCCATCAAAAGTCTCAAGGCAAAAGCTCTTAACAGCCCAATTCTTTCACCGTCTACATTTAACCTCAGAATCAGAGCAGAAATAAATCACCGCTTCTTCATGATGTTGTTCTTGCATAACCTTTTGggggaaaattattatttttaaaaaatactaatttcaccaaaaatgtttttgtttttattatatacacgGGTAAAACATTATCTTATGGGGAATGCCTTTGAGCACAGTGTTTACATGTCGCCACTCATCGGCGAACAGCGGAACTGCA
Encoded proteins:
- the LOC122146080 gene encoding stress-associated endoplasmic reticulum protein 2, whose translation is MVAKQRIRMANEKHSKNITQRGNVAKTLRPQEEKYPVGPWLLALFVFVVCGSAIFQIIQSIRMGM
- the LOC109096676 gene encoding TSC22 domain family protein 1-like isoform X1, encoding MLVGSVVAIDNKIEQAMDLVKSHLMYAVREEVEVLKEQIKELIERNSQLEQENNLLKNLASPEQLAQFQAQVQSGSPPPGSSSTQGAQPPPAAPPAQLSAQSSGPSA
- the LOC109096676 gene encoding TSC22 domain family protein 1-like isoform X2, with the translated sequence MNSPCYSVAMDLGVCQLRNFSISFLSSLLGTETSSVKLDNSSLVGSVVAIDNKIEQAMDLVKSHLMYAVREEVEVLKEQIKELIERNSQLEQENNLLKNLASPEQLAQFQAQVQSGSPPPGSSSTQGAQPPPAAPPAQLSAQSSGPSA
- the LOC109096676 gene encoding TSC22 domain family protein 1-like isoform X3, producing the protein MCLCACLSLVRNRGASSVFEGLLTDTSMRETVLRVHGREEMAMKLLFWELEQHLKSSLVGSVVAIDNKIEQAMDLVKSHLMYAVREEVEVLKEQIKELIERNSQLEQENNLLKNLASPEQLAQFQAQVQSGSPPPGSSSTQGAQPPPAAPPAQLSAQSSGPSA